One stretch of Natrinema salaciae DNA includes these proteins:
- a CDS encoding 3-dehydroquinate synthase II, with translation MTRSVWVKADDTVGDWDDRRARITAALEAGVDWVLVDEEDVERVRELGDINVAAFRTDGDVTLVDDIDAAESDESDDDPAAQADAVVVGKDGEGDATIDLPEDFSGSADLSTLRRDGEFDRGAYVRILGTEYERFAETAAEEADYTIVIGEDWTIIPLENLIARIGEETDLVAGVTSAEEAKTAFETLEIGSDAVLLDSDDPDEIRKTVEVRDEAARERLELEYAEILDVERAGSADRVCVDTGNLLEHDEGMLVGSMSRGLVFVHGETAESPYVASRPFRVNAGAVHAYVRTPDGGTKYLSELRSGDEVQVVDTDGNTREAIVGRVKIEQRPMFRIALETESGDRVETLLQNAETIKVAAAEGRKAVTDLEVGDEILLYYEDTARHFGETVEESIIEK, from the coding sequence ATGACGCGATCTGTCTGGGTAAAAGCCGACGACACCGTCGGCGACTGGGACGACCGCCGGGCGCGGATCACCGCCGCGCTCGAGGCGGGTGTAGACTGGGTACTGGTCGACGAGGAGGACGTCGAACGCGTCCGCGAACTCGGCGATATCAACGTCGCGGCGTTTCGGACCGACGGGGACGTGACCCTGGTCGACGACATCGACGCCGCCGAGTCCGACGAGAGCGACGACGATCCGGCCGCGCAGGCGGACGCGGTCGTCGTCGGGAAAGACGGGGAGGGTGACGCCACGATCGACCTCCCCGAGGACTTCTCGGGTTCGGCGGATCTCTCGACGTTGCGCCGGGACGGCGAGTTCGACCGCGGCGCGTACGTCCGGATCCTGGGCACGGAGTACGAACGCTTCGCCGAGACCGCCGCCGAGGAAGCCGACTACACGATCGTCATCGGCGAGGACTGGACGATCATCCCCCTCGAGAACCTGATCGCCCGCATCGGCGAGGAGACCGACCTCGTCGCGGGCGTCACCAGCGCCGAGGAGGCCAAGACGGCCTTCGAAACCCTCGAGATCGGCTCGGATGCCGTGTTGCTCGACTCCGACGACCCCGACGAGATCCGAAAGACCGTCGAAGTGCGCGACGAGGCCGCGCGTGAGCGCCTCGAACTCGAGTACGCCGAGATCCTCGACGTCGAACGGGCCGGCAGTGCCGACCGAGTCTGCGTCGACACCGGCAACCTGCTCGAGCACGACGAGGGAATGCTCGTCGGTTCGATGAGTCGCGGGCTGGTCTTCGTCCACGGCGAAACGGCCGAATCGCCGTACGTCGCCTCGCGCCCCTTCCGGGTCAACGCGGGCGCGGTCCACGCCTACGTCCGCACCCCGGACGGCGGCACGAAATACCTCTCGGAGCTCCGCAGCGGCGACGAGGTCCAGGTGGTCGATACCGACGGCAACACGCGCGAGGCCATCGTCGGTCGGGTCAAGATCGAACAGCGGCCGATGTTCCGGATCGCCCTCGAGACCGAGAGCGGCGACCGCGTCGAGACCCTGCTCCAGAACGCCGAGACGATCAAGGTCGCCGCCGCCGAGGGGCGAAAGGCGGTGACGGACCTTGAGGTCGGCGACGAGATCCTGCTCTACTACGAGGACACGGCGCGGCACTTCGGCGAGACCGTCGAGGAGAGTATTATCGAGAAATAG
- a CDS encoding HFX_2341 family transcriptional regulator domain-containing protein, with product MEVVKRVHVTPLGYEFDRILEPIRNQRADLVYLLEDERAAGEESAEPEEPDGDERGEPDGRSTERNATARAAYHDELCDELESIVPEVRTRECDLTDVYAVLGEVTTIADVHADDQVYVNVSGAGTIPAIGATIACMDVSTDAHAYYVEPRTYAHEGTTEPISAGVDEIEEVPTYPIESPTREQVAIMEFLSDPGAWDGFHDDRTAPPKKKDLIEYARDRELSFMADRRSPDEHTGEDKGAFRVLDTHVLEPLAEDGYVTIESVGRRRVVELTERGENAYRAFRHKLIDETSEMR from the coding sequence ATGGAGGTCGTCAAGCGAGTTCACGTCACGCCGCTGGGGTACGAGTTCGATCGGATCCTCGAGCCGATACGGAACCAGCGGGCCGATCTGGTCTATCTCCTCGAGGACGAGCGCGCCGCCGGCGAGGAGTCGGCGGAACCGGAGGAACCGGACGGCGACGAGCGGGGCGAGCCCGACGGTCGAAGCACCGAGCGGAACGCGACGGCGAGGGCCGCGTACCACGACGAGTTGTGCGACGAACTCGAGTCGATCGTCCCCGAGGTTCGGACCAGGGAGTGCGATCTGACGGACGTCTACGCCGTCCTCGGCGAGGTGACGACGATCGCCGACGTGCACGCGGACGATCAGGTGTACGTCAACGTCTCCGGGGCCGGCACGATCCCGGCGATCGGCGCGACGATCGCGTGCATGGACGTCTCGACGGACGCTCACGCCTACTACGTCGAACCCAGAACGTACGCCCACGAGGGGACGACCGAGCCGATTTCAGCCGGCGTCGACGAGATCGAGGAGGTCCCGACCTATCCGATCGAGTCGCCGACGCGCGAGCAGGTCGCGATCATGGAGTTTCTCTCCGACCCCGGCGCGTGGGACGGGTTCCACGACGATCGGACGGCACCGCCGAAGAAGAAGGATCTCATCGAGTACGCCAGGGATCGCGAACTCTCCTTCATGGCCGATCGCCGCTCGCCCGACGAACACACCGGGGAGGACAAGGGCGCGTTTCGAGTGCTCGATACCCACGTCCTCGAGCCGCTCGCCGAGGACGGCTATGTCACGATCGAGTCGGTCGGTCGCCGTCGCGTGGTCGAACTGACCGAGCGGGGCGAAAACGCCTACCGGGCGTTCAGACACAAGCTCATCGACGAGACCAGCGAGATGCGATAG
- a CDS encoding HAD family hydrolase, with the protein MAAYDAICFDLDATLCESTQDAGTVLESAFEHAGCEPFCTPADLRAAVPELPTAETDREFYDHLFTEVARRAGADPATAPPLAAAYLESRDPTAVAFRPGAKAALERARDLARVGLITNGGRETQTRKLRALEIEDAFDARVFTEPSAGIFPKPDAAPFERALAELEAAPDASIHVGDSLHADVAGANAMGLDSAWLDPGRDDGPRGHEPTYELASLEAFETIV; encoded by the coding sequence ATGGCCGCCTACGACGCGATCTGTTTCGATCTCGATGCGACCCTCTGCGAGTCGACCCAGGACGCCGGGACGGTGCTCGAGTCGGCGTTCGAGCACGCCGGTTGCGAGCCGTTCTGTACGCCGGCGGATCTGCGTGCCGCCGTGCCCGAGCTGCCGACCGCGGAGACGGACCGCGAGTTCTACGACCACCTCTTTACCGAAGTCGCACGCCGTGCCGGCGCGGACCCCGCGACCGCGCCCCCGCTCGCCGCGGCGTACCTCGAGTCGCGGGATCCGACCGCCGTCGCGTTTCGTCCGGGAGCGAAAGCCGCGCTCGAGCGCGCCCGCGATCTGGCCCGTGTCGGCCTCATCACGAACGGCGGACGGGAGACGCAGACGCGGAAACTCCGGGCGCTGGAGATCGAGGACGCGTTCGACGCCCGGGTCTTCACGGAGCCGAGCGCCGGCATTTTCCCGAAGCCGGACGCGGCACCGTTCGAGCGCGCGCTCGCCGAACTCGAGGCCGCGCCGGACGCGTCGATCCACGTCGGCGACTCGCTCCACGCCGACGTCGCCGGTGCCAACGCGATGGGACTCGATTCGGCCTGGCTCGATCCCGGCCGCGACGACGGGCCCCGCGGGCACGAACCGACCTACGAACTCGCCTCGCTCGAGGCGTTCGAGACGATCGTCTAG
- a CDS encoding SprT family zinc-dependent metalloprotease: MTDRDELTLADEIVARARIHAREVVADDRLPVDLGAVEWAVSSRARRRAGCCRWDADRDVATIVLARRAYERYDWPAFAGIVRHELVHAWEFQRFGESGHGDRFRERAAALEAPRHCEAFAEPRYVLRCRATGCDWQANRHRASKPVKSPDRYRCGDCGGVYEVEHVESGRTWTDASGYGGAKAALGEKW; this comes from the coding sequence GTGACCGACCGAGACGAACTCACGCTCGCGGACGAGATCGTCGCTCGGGCGCGGATTCACGCCCGCGAGGTCGTCGCGGACGACCGGCTTCCGGTCGACCTCGGGGCCGTCGAATGGGCGGTCTCGTCGCGGGCGCGCCGGCGGGCGGGCTGCTGCCGGTGGGACGCGGACCGCGACGTGGCGACGATCGTCCTCGCCCGGCGCGCGTACGAGCGGTACGACTGGCCGGCGTTCGCGGGAATCGTCCGCCACGAACTCGTCCACGCCTGGGAGTTCCAGCGGTTCGGCGAGTCCGGCCACGGCGACCGGTTTCGCGAGCGTGCCGCGGCGCTCGAGGCCCCGCGCCACTGCGAGGCGTTCGCGGAGCCGCGGTACGTCCTCCGGTGTCGGGCGACCGGCTGCGACTGGCAGGCGAACCGCCACCGCGCGTCGAAGCCGGTGAAGTCGCCCGATCGGTACCGCTGTGGGGACTGCGGCGGCGTCTACGAGGTCGAACACGTCGAGAGCGGACGGACGTGGACGGACGCGAGCGGCTACGGCGGCGCGAAGGCGGCCCTCGGCGAGAAGTGGTGA
- a CDS encoding cation diffusion facilitator family transporter, which yields MSRSESANAHDDHGHGHGHSHGGESTSSRKLAAVSLINIVGFLVELGGGLLFGSVALISDAVHMLFDALAYVMAFAAAHVAERYGDGDRWSYGLHRLEPFAAFLNGLLLLPMVGFILWESYQRFLDPVAIGTGPTIAIATGGLLVNLGSVFVLHGDAMSLNEKGAFYHLLGDAGGSVAVIVSVIAIELTGVRAIDPLAAALIAAVVTWSAIAVLRGSGEIFFLKTPLESEVIRSHIAEIAGVDRVDDFHAWQICSQITVATVHVETGVETMADAEAVVGRVHDELAHHGVDHATVELSPHYADRDVYLDTHCH from the coding sequence ATGAGTCGTTCCGAGTCAGCGAACGCGCACGACGATCACGGCCACGGTCACGGCCACAGCCACGGTGGGGAGTCGACCAGCAGCCGCAAGCTCGCTGCCGTCTCGCTCATCAATATCGTCGGCTTCCTCGTCGAACTCGGGGGCGGGCTGCTGTTCGGCTCGGTCGCGCTGATCAGCGACGCCGTCCACATGCTGTTCGACGCGCTCGCGTACGTGATGGCCTTCGCTGCCGCCCACGTCGCGGAACGCTACGGCGACGGCGACCGCTGGTCGTACGGCCTCCACCGCCTCGAGCCATTCGCCGCCTTCCTCAACGGGCTGTTGCTCCTGCCGATGGTCGGCTTCATCCTCTGGGAGTCCTATCAGCGGTTTCTGGACCCCGTCGCTATCGGGACCGGTCCGACGATCGCCATCGCGACGGGCGGCTTGCTGGTCAACCTCGGCTCGGTCTTCGTCCTCCACGGCGACGCGATGAGTCTGAACGAGAAGGGCGCGTTCTACCACCTGCTCGGCGACGCCGGCGGTTCGGTCGCCGTCATCGTCTCCGTGATCGCCATCGAACTCACCGGCGTCCGCGCCATCGATCCGCTCGCCGCGGCGCTGATCGCCGCCGTCGTGACCTGGTCGGCGATCGCGGTCCTCCGCGGCAGCGGCGAGATTTTCTTCCTCAAGACGCCGCTCGAGAGCGAGGTCATCCGGTCGCACATCGCCGAGATAGCGGGCGTCGACCGAGTGGACGACTTCCACGCCTGGCAGATCTGCAGCCAGATTACGGTCGCGACGGTCCACGTCGAAACGGGCGTCGAGACGATGGCGGACGCCGAGGCCGTCGTCGGTCGCGTCCACGACGAACTCGCCCACCACGGCGTCGATCACGCCACCGTCGAGCTGTCTCCCCACTACGCCGACCGCGACGTGTACCTCGATACGCATTGCCACTGA
- a CDS encoding 2-amino-3,7-dideoxy-D-threo-hept-6-ulosonate synthase, translated as MTTGIDARLERIGTDGSYVIVPMDHGITMGAVQGLKDIEATIDGVTSGGADAVLTQKGVAPRVHENKNGKGYIVHLNGSTTIGPDEQDKRMTGSVEEAIRVGADAVSFHINVGSDHEPGQISQLSEVTERAKRFGIPVLAMAYARGPGVDSEDAESLGHAVRLAEELGADIVKTGYSGDAESFQHVVESTRLPVVIAGGSKGSDRETIEMVRGVMDAGGAGVSMGRSIFQHENPEAIARAVAGVVHEDLSTDEALAEAGLALEA; from the coding sequence ATGACCACAGGAATTGACGCACGACTCGAACGAATCGGGACAGACGGATCGTACGTAATCGTCCCCATGGACCACGGCATCACGATGGGTGCCGTCCAGGGGCTGAAAGACATCGAAGCGACGATCGACGGCGTGACCAGCGGTGGTGCGGACGCGGTTCTCACGCAGAAGGGCGTCGCACCCCGCGTCCACGAGAACAAGAACGGGAAGGGTTACATCGTCCACCTCAACGGCTCGACCACGATCGGCCCGGACGAGCAGGACAAGCGAATGACCGGGAGCGTCGAGGAGGCCATCCGGGTCGGTGCCGACGCCGTCTCCTTCCACATCAACGTCGGCTCGGATCACGAACCCGGCCAGATCAGCCAGCTCTCGGAGGTCACCGAACGGGCCAAGCGGTTCGGGATTCCGGTGCTCGCGATGGCCTACGCTCGCGGCCCCGGCGTCGATTCCGAGGACGCCGAGTCGCTCGGCCACGCGGTCCGGCTCGCCGAGGAACTGGGTGCCGACATCGTGAAGACCGGCTACAGCGGCGACGCGGAGAGCTTCCAGCACGTCGTCGAGTCGACCCGGCTCCCGGTCGTCATCGCGGGCGGCTCGAAGGGGTCCGACCGCGAGACGATCGAAATGGTCCGCGGCGTCATGGACGCCGGCGGTGCGGGCGTCTCCATGGGCCGTTCGATCTTCCAGCACGAGAACCCCGAAGCCATCGCGCGAGCGGTCGCCGGCGTCGTCCACGAGGATCTCTCGACCGACGAGGCGCTGGCCGAAGCGGGGCTGGCGCTCGAGGCCTAA
- the trpA gene encoding tryptophan synthase subunit alpha gives MTRESRAESEEHGSDVEAAIREDRPALITYITAGDPSLEDTKAYVEALDRGGSDLIELGLPFSEPIAEGQTIQAAINRALEAGTTPEGFFELVDGLETEAPLLVMTYYNMILQYGSEPDVRPFVERAAEAGLSGIIVPDLPAEEAAPLREACDAHGLDLVFIVAPTTEGERLDAIMSQVSGFAYVQARLGTTGARANVSTATHDSLERLSTYDVPKAVGFGVSEGDHAAEIVEAGADGVIVGSALVDIIASSETPDAAVDRLEAKARELKRGARRGAETVTVDPEDAPEPEQP, from the coding sequence ATGACCCGCGAGAGTCGAGCGGAGAGCGAGGAGCACGGCAGCGACGTCGAAGCCGCCATCCGCGAGGACCGCCCGGCGCTGATCACCTACATCACCGCGGGCGATCCGTCGCTCGAGGACACGAAGGCGTACGTCGAGGCCCTCGACCGTGGCGGCTCGGACCTGATCGAACTCGGGCTGCCGTTCTCGGAGCCGATCGCCGAGGGGCAGACGATCCAGGCCGCGATCAACCGCGCGCTCGAGGCCGGGACGACCCCCGAGGGCTTCTTCGAGCTGGTCGACGGCCTCGAGACCGAGGCGCCGCTGCTGGTGATGACGTACTACAACATGATCCTGCAGTACGGTTCGGAGCCGGACGTACGGCCGTTCGTCGAGCGCGCCGCCGAGGCCGGCCTCTCGGGGATCATCGTTCCCGACCTGCCCGCCGAGGAGGCGGCCCCGCTGCGCGAGGCCTGCGACGCCCACGGGCTCGATCTCGTCTTCATCGTCGCGCCGACGACCGAGGGCGAGCGGCTGGACGCCATCATGTCGCAGGTGTCCGGGTTCGCGTACGTCCAGGCTCGCCTCGGGACGACCGGTGCGCGAGCGAACGTCTCGACGGCGACCCACGACAGCCTCGAGCGGCTGTCGACGTACGACGTGCCCAAGGCCGTCGGCTTCGGCGTCAGCGAGGGCGACCACGCGGCCGAAATCGTCGAAGCGGGCGCCGACGGCGTCATCGTCGGCAGCGCGCTCGTCGACATCATCGCCTCGAGCGAGACGCCGGACGCGGCGGTCGACCGACTCGAGGCCAAAGCCCGCGAGCTCAAACGGGGCGCACGCCGCGGTGCGGAGACCGTAACGGTCGATCCGGAAGATGCACCGGAACCAGAACAGCCATAA
- the trpB gene encoding tryptophan synthase subunit beta, whose amino-acid sequence MSTEHERGDEHDSERTGTFGDYGGQYVPEALMPALQELEDAYERYVLENEDGFLDEFHERMRDFGGRPTPLQRADRLSERYDREIYLKREDLLHGGAHKLNNALGQVLLAKYMGKERIIAETGAGQHGTATAMAAAHLDMPCEIYMGRTDVNRQRPNVYRMRMNGAEVNPVEAGSGTLKEAINETMRDWATTVERTHYVIGSVVGPHPFPKMVRDFQSVIGDEIREQIQATAGRLPDSVVACAGGGSNTMGTFHAFVPDEEVDLYAVEAGGSSLEIDETAGLAPNSATLSTGTDGVLHGAMTKLLQSEDGQIMESHSVSAGLDYAGVGPELSHLVETGRVTPASVDDEAALDGFHRLSRLEGIIPALESSHALGYLERAAGPVAETSSGQTPRDVDDDLGDLVVVNVSGRGDKDLETVLEETEKRDLEAAPDVEVFDG is encoded by the coding sequence ATGAGCACGGAACACGAACGCGGCGACGAGCACGACTCCGAACGGACGGGCACGTTCGGCGACTACGGCGGCCAGTACGTCCCCGAGGCGCTGATGCCGGCCCTGCAGGAACTCGAGGACGCCTACGAGCGGTACGTCCTCGAGAACGAGGACGGATTCCTGGACGAGTTCCACGAGCGGATGCGAGACTTCGGCGGGCGGCCGACGCCGCTCCAGCGCGCGGACCGGCTGAGCGAGCGCTACGACCGCGAGATCTACCTCAAGCGCGAGGACCTCCTCCACGGCGGTGCCCACAAGCTGAACAATGCACTCGGACAGGTACTGCTGGCCAAGTACATGGGCAAAGAGCGGATCATCGCCGAGACCGGTGCCGGGCAACACGGCACCGCGACGGCGATGGCCGCGGCCCACCTCGACATGCCCTGCGAGATCTACATGGGCCGGACGGACGTCAACCGCCAGCGCCCCAACGTCTACCGCATGCGGATGAACGGGGCCGAGGTGAATCCCGTCGAGGCCGGCAGCGGCACCCTGAAGGAGGCGATCAACGAGACGATGCGCGACTGGGCGACCACCGTCGAGCGAACCCACTACGTGATCGGCTCGGTCGTCGGCCCGCACCCGTTCCCGAAGATGGTCCGGGACTTCCAGTCGGTCATCGGCGACGAAATCCGCGAGCAGATCCAGGCGACGGCCGGACGGCTCCCCGACAGCGTGGTCGCCTGCGCCGGCGGCGGCTCGAACACGATGGGCACTTTCCACGCGTTCGTGCCGGACGAGGAGGTGGACCTCTACGCCGTCGAGGCCGGCGGCTCGAGCCTCGAGATCGACGAAACGGCGGGCCTCGCACCCAACTCCGCGACGCTCTCGACGGGCACCGACGGCGTCCTCCACGGCGCGATGACGAAGCTCCTCCAGAGCGAGGACGGCCAGATCATGGAGTCACACAGCGTCAGCGCAGGGCTGGACTACGCCGGCGTCGGCCCGGAGCTCTCGCACCTCGTCGAGACGGGGCGGGTCACGCCCGCGAGCGTCGACGACGAGGCCGCGCTCGACGGCTTCCACCGGCTCTCGCGACTCGAGGGGATCATTCCCGCGCTCGAGTCGAGTCACGCGCTGGGCTATCTCGAGCGCGCGGCGGGACCCGTCGCGGAAACGTCGAGCGGACAAACCCCGCGAGACGTTGACGACGACCTCGGCGACCTCGTCGTCGTCAACGTCTCCGGACGCGGCGACAAGGACCTGGAGACCGTGCTCGAGGAGACCGAAAAACGCGATCTCGAGGCCGCGCCGGACGTGGAGGTGTTCGACGGATGA
- the trpC gene encoding indole-3-glycerol phosphate synthase, whose amino-acid sequence MNSDTELAPAVRSILEAARERSGGDAVIDVDARSLSDALADAEAEGRVPVIAEVKPTSPTAEGTRDDDPVELARAMVDGGAAAISVLTEPTHFGGSPDALTRIREAVDVPVLRKDFVLDEPGMDVVAADLLLVIVRFVDDLEALVAAARERGFQPLVEVHDRAELEAALAAGAEIIGVNNRDLARLEVDLETFESVAPHAPADVTLIAESGVSSPADVRRMRKAGADALLVGSAVMDHGAGDSDVTENTRRLTRAESAESTTEETT is encoded by the coding sequence ATGAACTCCGATACGGAGCTCGCGCCCGCGGTGCGGTCGATCCTCGAGGCGGCCCGGGAGCGCTCGGGCGGTGACGCCGTCATCGACGTCGACGCGCGCTCGCTGTCCGACGCGTTGGCCGACGCGGAGGCCGAGGGACGAGTCCCAGTGATCGCGGAGGTGAAACCGACGAGTCCGACGGCCGAGGGGACTCGAGACGACGATCCGGTCGAACTCGCGCGGGCGATGGTCGACGGCGGCGCGGCGGCGATTTCGGTGCTCACGGAGCCGACCCACTTCGGCGGGTCGCCGGACGCGCTGACCCGCATCCGGGAGGCCGTCGACGTGCCGGTCCTGCGCAAGGACTTCGTCCTCGACGAACCGGGGATGGATGTCGTCGCGGCGGACCTGTTGCTGGTGATCGTCAGGTTCGTCGACGACCTCGAGGCGCTCGTCGCCGCGGCCCGCGAGCGCGGCTTTCAACCCCTCGTGGAAGTGCACGACCGCGCGGAACTCGAGGCCGCGCTCGCGGCGGGCGCGGAGATCATCGGGGTGAACAACCGCGATCTGGCGCGACTCGAGGTCGACCTCGAAACGTTCGAGTCCGTCGCCCCCCACGCTCCGGCCGACGTGACGCTGATCGCCGAGAGCGGGGTGTCGTCGCCGGCCGACGTGCGACGGATGCGCAAGGCGGGTGCCGACGCCCTCCTGGTCGGGAGCGCCGTCATGGACCACGGCGCGGGCGACAGCGACGTGACCGAGAACACGCGACGGCTCACGCGAGCGGAATCGGCCGAATCGACGACGGAGGAAACGACATGA
- a CDS encoding MGMT family protein, with translation MVDVTDAGIYARESNYLDRYVQLGAASGRVLSVSFPEIPDDDVEDEHPFLDRIFEYLDGLEPVTFEDVQIAMTMPTDQRAVLEGVREIPYGDQVTVETLARMTSGLDHEDDDDIILVRTALDENPAPLLIPDHRVRDGPSAAPPDVEQKLRSLEGL, from the coding sequence ATGGTCGACGTTACGGACGCCGGAATTTACGCGCGCGAGTCGAACTACCTCGATCGGTACGTTCAGCTCGGAGCCGCCAGCGGGCGGGTCCTGAGCGTCTCCTTCCCCGAGATTCCCGACGACGACGTCGAGGACGAGCACCCGTTCCTGGATCGAATCTTCGAATACCTCGACGGCCTCGAGCCGGTCACCTTCGAGGACGTCCAGATCGCGATGACCATGCCGACCGACCAGCGGGCGGTCCTCGAGGGCGTTCGGGAGATCCCCTACGGGGATCAGGTCACCGTCGAGACGCTCGCCCGGATGACCTCCGGGCTCGACCACGAGGACGACGACGACATCATCCTCGTCCGGACCGCGCTGGACGAGAACCCCGCCCCGCTGCTGATCCCGGACCACCGCGTGCGCGACGGTCCCAGCGCCGCGCCGCCGGACGTCGAACAGAAGCTGCGGTCGCTCGAGGGGTTGTAA
- a CDS encoding NUDIX hydrolase, which produces MTARRLTLEPVANYDPTEIDDQEYDAAVLAPIVDRDGEDHLLFTRRADHLGEHPGQMSFPGGGAEPKDESILETALREANEEIGLERSEAEVVGQLDDIRTVTEYAVTPFVAHVPDRAYRREESEVAEIVVLPLSGLLDPDNYEYERRSHPYYGEIVIHYFHVNGYTVWGATGRILVQLLELATDFEAPEKVDRSDF; this is translated from the coding sequence ATGACGGCGCGACGACTGACCCTCGAGCCGGTCGCGAACTACGATCCGACCGAGATCGACGATCAGGAGTACGACGCGGCCGTCCTCGCACCGATCGTCGACCGCGACGGCGAGGATCACCTGCTGTTCACCCGCCGGGCGGACCACCTCGGCGAACACCCCGGCCAGATGAGTTTCCCCGGCGGCGGGGCCGAACCCAAAGACGAGAGCATCCTCGAGACCGCGCTCCGGGAGGCCAACGAGGAGATCGGCCTCGAGCGCAGCGAGGCCGAGGTCGTCGGCCAGCTCGACGACATTCGGACGGTGACCGAGTACGCCGTGACGCCGTTCGTCGCCCACGTCCCCGATCGGGCGTACCGCCGCGAGGAGAGCGAGGTCGCCGAGATCGTCGTCCTCCCGCTATCGGGGCTGCTCGACCCCGACAACTACGAGTACGAGCGTCGATCGCACCCCTACTACGGCGAGATCGTCATCCACTACTTCCACGTGAACGGCTACACCGTCTGGGGCGCGACCGGTCGGATTCTGGTGCAGTTGCTCGAGCTGGCGACGGATTTCGAAGCGCCCGAGAAGGTCGATCGGTCGGATTTCTAG
- a CDS encoding DUF7109 family protein: protein MDATADELAGVVDLFGGLTRAELERALAEAAYRADGQSVDDGALEAAIDDAVESFALVRYDSGDEDSPSTADGDPLLVAGPTAFPAVPDHAEDVPHILDVERRRLDREALGRTARERVIEAAGEAVETADAERIRTLIDVSYDVEAWAPVDLTDERTRLEDALEE, encoded by the coding sequence ATGGATGCGACCGCCGACGAACTGGCCGGCGTGGTCGACCTCTTCGGGGGGTTGACCCGCGCGGAACTCGAGCGGGCGCTCGCCGAGGCCGCCTACCGGGCCGACGGGCAGTCAGTCGACGACGGGGCCCTCGAGGCGGCCATCGACGACGCAGTCGAGTCGTTCGCGCTCGTTCGGTACGATTCCGGCGACGAGGACTCGCCGTCGACCGCGGACGGCGACCCGCTGCTGGTCGCCGGCCCGACGGCCTTTCCCGCGGTACCGGACCACGCGGAGGACGTTCCCCACATTCTCGACGTCGAGCGGCGACGGCTCGATCGCGAGGCGCTGGGGAGGACCGCCCGCGAACGCGTGATCGAGGCCGCCGGGGAGGCCGTCGAGACCGCCGACGCCGAGCGGATTCGGACCCTGATCGACGTCAGCTACGACGTCGAGGCGTGGGCACCGGTGGATCTCACCGACGAACGGACGCGGCTGGAGGACGCGCTCGAGGAATGA